The following are encoded together in the Robertmurraya sp. FSL R5-0851 genome:
- the meaB gene encoding methylmalonyl Co-A mutase-associated GTPase MeaB yields MNDNHLDNSVSSAKRFHKKVNNAPTVEELCSGLRNGNRSMLAQAITLIESNADHHFKKAQDLLQQILPFSGNSVRIGITGVPGAGKSTFIDSFGMYLCEQGIKVAVLAVDPSSKRSGGSILGDKTRMEHLSRSKMAFIRPSPTGGKLGGVHRKTKESIALCEAAGYEVIIVETVGVGQSEVMVRDMVDFFMLLVLTGAGDELQGMKKGIMELADAIVVNKADGDNEAFARKTKDEYNRILHFLQPSTTGWETRAYVCSSLYNKGIEEIWKTMERFIHETTQTGVFEERRRKQTKDWMHALITDQLQLQFYAHEKIKELLPQLEKAVVEGDQPVTSAVDLLFKNFYEKK; encoded by the coding sequence ATGAATGATAATCATTTAGATAATAGCGTTTCTTCTGCAAAACGGTTTCACAAAAAAGTGAATAATGCTCCAACGGTCGAGGAGCTTTGTTCAGGACTTAGGAATGGAAATCGCTCGATGCTTGCTCAAGCGATCACTTTAATCGAAAGCAATGCTGACCACCATTTTAAAAAGGCGCAGGATCTCCTTCAACAAATTCTTCCCTTCTCAGGTAACTCGGTTCGAATTGGCATTACAGGTGTGCCAGGAGCGGGAAAAAGTACCTTTATTGACTCATTTGGGATGTACTTATGTGAGCAAGGCATTAAGGTAGCTGTTCTAGCTGTTGATCCGAGCTCTAAGCGGAGTGGAGGAAGTATTTTAGGGGACAAAACGAGAATGGAACATCTATCTAGGTCAAAGATGGCCTTTATTCGGCCGTCCCCTACGGGAGGAAAGCTAGGTGGCGTACACCGAAAAACAAAGGAGTCTATTGCTCTTTGTGAAGCCGCAGGTTACGAAGTGATTATTGTTGAGACCGTTGGGGTGGGACAAAGCGAAGTGATGGTAAGAGACATGGTAGACTTCTTTATGCTCCTAGTGCTAACAGGTGCTGGTGACGAGCTACAAGGGATGAAAAAGGGTATCATGGAGCTTGCCGACGCCATTGTCGTAAATAAAGCGGATGGTGATAATGAAGCTTTTGCACGAAAAACGAAGGATGAATATAATCGAATTCTGCATTTTCTACAACCCTCTACTACAGGGTGGGAAACGAGAGCCTATGTTTGCTCAAGTTTATATAATAAAGGAATCGAAGAAATTTGGAAGACGATGGAACGATTTATCCATGAAACGACACAAACAGGAGTGTTTGAAGAGCGAAGAAGAAAACAAACAAAGGATTGGATGCACGCCTTAATCACAGATCAACTTCAGTTACAGTTTTATGCTCATGAAAAAATAAAAGAATTACTTCCTCAGCTAGAAAAAGCTGTTGTTGAGGGTGATCAGCCGGTTACTTCTGCAGTAGACCTTCTCTTCAAAAATTTTTATGAAAAAAAATAA
- the scpA gene encoding methylmalonyl-CoA mutase — MLNKPNFRQIKISSYKEEKSRREKEEILASIDDLFYETNEQIRIKSLYTREDRDHLAHLGDLPGLPPFTRGPYPTMYVNRPWTVRQYAGFSTAEESNAFYRRNLAMGQKGLSVAFDLATHRGYDSDHPRVEGDVGKAGVAIDSILDMKTLFDGIPLDQMSVSMTMNGAVLPIMAFYIVTAEEQGVSKDQLSGTIQNDILKEYMVRNTYIYPPEMSMKIISDIFSYTSKHMPKFNSISISGYHMQEAGAPADIELAYTLADGLEYVRTGLKAGIDIDSFAPRLSFFWAIGMNYFMEVAKMRAGRYIWAKMMKTFSPQSEKSLVLRTHSQTSGWSLTEQDPFNNVTRTLIEAHAAAMGHTQSLHTNALDEAIALPTDFSARIARNTQLFLQEETGITNVIDPWGGSYYVEALTDELIKRAWEHIEEIEELGGMAKAIETGLPKMKIEEAAAKRQAKIDSGEETIIGVNRYRVDKEEDIEILDIDNTAVRLKQIEKLAYVKANRDEKEVKRTLEALTKGAQTGEGNLLELAVSAARARATIGEISDAVEVVAGRHKAIIRSISGVYSSAYSNEEEMKEVQLMTEEFLQNEGRRPRILIAKMGQDGHDRGAKVISTAFADLGFDVDIGPLFQTPKETALQAIENDVHVIGISSLAAGHKTLLPKLMKELKDLGRNDILVVIGGVIPAQDYDYLYRQGAAAIFGPGTVIPVAAQKVVRAIYERLGYEEVEK; from the coding sequence ATGCTTAACAAACCCAATTTTCGTCAAATAAAGATATCGTCTTATAAGGAAGAAAAAAGTAGACGAGAAAAAGAAGAAATACTGGCTTCCATAGACGATTTATTTTACGAAACAAATGAACAAATCAGGATAAAGTCTCTTTATACAAGAGAGGACCGCGATCATTTAGCCCATCTTGGAGATTTACCTGGTTTGCCCCCCTTTACAAGGGGACCCTATCCAACGATGTATGTAAATAGACCTTGGACGGTAAGACAGTATGCAGGCTTTTCGACCGCAGAGGAAAGTAATGCATTTTATCGCAGGAATTTAGCAATGGGACAAAAAGGTTTGTCTGTAGCATTTGATTTAGCCACTCATCGAGGCTATGACTCTGATCATCCACGCGTCGAAGGTGACGTAGGTAAAGCCGGTGTGGCTATTGATTCAATCCTTGATATGAAAACTTTGTTTGATGGCATTCCTCTAGACCAGATGTCAGTCTCGATGACGATGAATGGAGCGGTTTTGCCGATCATGGCCTTTTACATTGTAACGGCTGAAGAGCAAGGGGTAAGTAAGGATCAGTTATCTGGGACGATACAAAATGATATTTTAAAAGAATATATGGTTCGTAATACATATATTTATCCACCAGAAATGTCGATGAAAATTATCTCTGATATTTTTTCGTATACTTCTAAGCATATGCCAAAATTCAATAGCATTAGTATTTCAGGATATCATATGCAAGAAGCAGGAGCACCAGCTGATATCGAGCTTGCTTATACACTAGCTGACGGACTCGAATATGTTCGAACAGGTCTAAAAGCGGGGATTGATATCGATTCCTTTGCTCCGAGATTATCATTTTTTTGGGCGATTGGTATGAATTATTTTATGGAAGTAGCTAAAATGAGGGCGGGACGTTATATTTGGGCAAAGATGATGAAGACGTTTTCTCCTCAAAGTGAAAAATCGCTTGTCTTGCGTACCCATTCCCAAACATCTGGGTGGAGCTTAACGGAACAGGATCCGTTTAATAATGTAACGCGCACCCTTATAGAAGCTCATGCGGCAGCGATGGGACATACTCAATCACTTCACACCAATGCTTTAGATGAGGCCATTGCACTTCCAACCGATTTTTCTGCTAGAATTGCTCGCAATACACAGTTGTTTCTTCAGGAAGAGACTGGTATCACGAATGTGATTGACCCTTGGGGTGGATCGTATTATGTGGAGGCTCTGACAGATGAGTTGATTAAACGTGCGTGGGAGCATATCGAAGAGATTGAAGAGCTAGGTGGAATGGCAAAAGCAATTGAAACGGGCTTGCCAAAAATGAAGATTGAAGAAGCGGCAGCTAAGCGCCAAGCCAAAATTGACTCAGGTGAGGAAACAATCATCGGTGTCAATCGATACCGAGTTGATAAAGAAGAAGATATTGAGATTTTAGACATAGATAATACAGCAGTCAGATTAAAACAAATTGAAAAACTGGCATACGTAAAAGCAAATAGAGACGAGAAAGAAGTAAAACGAACATTAGAAGCATTAACAAAAGGAGCACAGACAGGCGAAGGAAACCTCCTTGAACTTGCGGTTAGCGCAGCTAGAGCTCGTGCAACAATCGGGGAAATATCTGATGCGGTGGAAGTTGTTGCTGGAAGACACAAAGCCATTATCCGCTCAATTAGTGGAGTATATAGCTCTGCGTACTCGAATGAAGAAGAAATGAAAGAAGTTCAGCTCATGACAGAGGAATTTCTACAAAACGAAGGACGCCGGCCAAGAATTCTTATAGCCAAGATGGGACAGGACGGTCACGATAGGGGAGCAAAAGTGATATCAACAGCTTTTGCTGATTTAGGATTTGATGTGGATATTGGACCGTTATTCCAAACACCAAAGGAGACCGCTTTACAAGCGATTGAAAATGATGTTCACGTGATTGGCATAAGCTCACTTGCTGCCGGTCATAAAACACTGCTTCCAAAATTAATGAAAGAATTAAAGGACTTAGGTCGAAATGATATTTTAGTAGTAATCGGTGGCGTAATCCCTGCGCAAGATTATGATTATTTATATCGCCAAGGGGCTGCCGCAATTTTTGGACCAGGGACCGTCATTCCAGTAGCTGCTCAAAAGGTGGTAAGAGCGATCTACGAGCGATTAGGCTATGAGGAAGTGGAGAAGTAA
- a CDS encoding methylmalonyl-CoA mutase family protein produces MQIRDMKHASFPLWQEKDWIKKSEQSLKGKKVEQLINRTYEQIKLKPLYFKKEQHVSQFPGVPDYRRGIDSYGDQKQPWRIAQTIQASTANELKDKIEAAIKGGQTAVSFSVQEDISYQSIFEEFTDRFPICVHVKKSQQSKLVSELCSIKEISDVQGFIATDPLAQLASDGYLREPVNAVYDELATNIQITSQKFPELKTILVDTSPYHNGGANAVQEIAISLASAVFHLEELSNRNIPIETILSKYIFHFSIGANFFMEIAKLRAARMLWGEIVKAYGGSKENQKMVISARTSTFTKTVYDPYVNLLRSSNEAFAAVIGGVQYLHVSPYNELEGNGGEFSERMARNTQLILKEEALICKTHDPAGGSWYIEELTDEIANKAWELFIQIDDSGGMLSSLVDGEIQSQLSKVLENRKNDSFTRQQSIIGTNIYANLQDQPLKLSVQQKVTPEDVAIKIPELKQSRLSEPYENLRRMSEKLEQKPVVGVICIGGVKQFKPQADFVAGFLAPGGIVTEKSEETDSWKQIKKYIDSSNYSTYCLCGAYGEFEEWGLSIVKEFQAIYPEKRLYLGGLAEHKDVWLQTGVRGFFHRKSNCYDSLLSLLTEMEETTHA; encoded by the coding sequence ATGCAAATAAGAGATATGAAACATGCGTCATTCCCACTTTGGCAAGAAAAAGACTGGATCAAAAAAAGTGAACAGTCACTGAAAGGAAAAAAGGTAGAACAATTAATAAATCGTACATACGAACAGATAAAATTGAAACCGCTTTATTTTAAGAAAGAACAACATGTTTCTCAATTTCCAGGTGTCCCAGATTATCGGAGAGGAATTGATTCGTACGGTGATCAGAAACAACCATGGAGAATTGCTCAGACTATTCAAGCGTCGACTGCAAATGAACTAAAAGATAAGATAGAAGCTGCAATCAAAGGTGGACAGACCGCTGTTTCTTTCTCTGTTCAAGAAGATATCTCATATCAATCTATATTTGAAGAGTTTACCGACCGTTTCCCAATTTGTGTGCATGTAAAAAAAAGTCAGCAATCCAAACTCGTCTCAGAGCTCTGTAGCATCAAAGAGATAAGTGATGTACAAGGCTTTATTGCAACAGATCCGCTAGCCCAATTGGCTTCAGATGGCTATTTAAGAGAGCCAGTGAATGCTGTGTATGATGAACTAGCAACAAATATTCAAATTACCTCACAAAAATTCCCAGAATTAAAAACAATTCTTGTTGACACATCTCCCTATCATAATGGGGGAGCTAACGCAGTTCAAGAGATTGCGATTTCGCTTGCATCTGCTGTATTCCACCTAGAAGAACTCTCAAACCGAAACATACCGATTGAAACCATACTATCTAAATATATTTTTCACTTCTCAATAGGAGCTAATTTCTTTATGGAAATTGCTAAGTTAAGAGCAGCTCGCATGCTTTGGGGTGAAATCGTAAAAGCATACGGAGGAAGTAAAGAAAACCAAAAAATGGTCATATCAGCACGAACGTCTACCTTTACCAAAACAGTGTATGACCCATATGTGAATCTTCTTCGTTCTAGTAATGAAGCATTTGCTGCAGTTATCGGAGGGGTTCAATATTTGCATGTTAGTCCATATAATGAGCTCGAAGGGAACGGAGGAGAATTCTCAGAGCGAATGGCTCGAAATACGCAACTTATTCTAAAAGAAGAAGCGCTTATTTGTAAAACACATGATCCGGCTGGAGGTTCCTGGTATATAGAAGAACTAACTGACGAGATTGCCAATAAGGCATGGGAGTTGTTTATACAAATTGATGATTCTGGTGGAATGCTATCTTCTCTTGTTGATGGAGAGATTCAATCTCAACTCTCTAAAGTATTGGAAAATAGAAAGAATGATAGTTTCACAAGACAACAATCGATTATCGGTACCAATATATACGCAAATTTGCAAGATCAACCATTAAAATTAAGCGTCCAGCAAAAAGTTACACCTGAAGATGTAGCAATAAAGATACCTGAACTAAAGCAATCTAGACTTTCAGAACCCTATGAAAACCTTAGAAGAATGTCTGAAAAACTAGAACAGAAACCAGTCGTAGGGGTAATCTGTATCGGTGGAGTCAAACAGTTTAAACCACAAGCAGATTTTGTTGCAGGCTTTCTTGCACCAGGTGGAATTGTTACGGAAAAAAGTGAGGAAACGGACAGTTGGAAACAAATTAAGAAATATATTGATAGCAGCAACTATTCAACCTACTGTTTGTGTGGAGCATATGGAGAGTTTGAAGAATGGGGGCTATCCATCGTGAAAGAATTTCAGGCGATTTATCCAGAAAAAAGACTATATTTGGGTGGGCTTGCTGAACATAAGGATGTGTGGCTTCAAACAGGTGTAAGGGGCTTTTTTCATCGTAAAAGTAACTGCTATGATTCTCTATTGAGTCTCTTGACTGAAATGGAGGAAACTACACATGCTTAA
- a CDS encoding 2-oxo acid dehydrogenase subunit E2, which produces MAIEQIKMPQLGESVTEGTISKWLVSVGDTVNKYDPLAEVMTDKVNAEVPSSFSGKIVELIANEGDTLEVGAIICTIEVEGDNRKQEESVDSKPSNMEVLKTEVSDAPNKARYSPAVLKLSAEHGIDLTQVSGSGAGGRITRKDLQAIIESGAIPTPQEKAVAVPTAPAPKAVEKAPPAPMDVPVTAGDIEIPVTGVRKAIAANMLRSKHEAPHAWTMVEVDVTNLVAYRNSIKSEFKAKEGFNLTFFAFFVKAVAQALKEFPQMNSMWAGDKIIQKKDINISIAVATEDALYVPVIKHADEKTIKGIAREITELASKVRAGKLTSTDMQGGTFTVNNTGSFGSVQSMGIINYPQAAILQVESIVKRPVVMNGGMIAVRDMVNLCLSLDHRVLDGLVCGRFLKRVKDILEATTKENTSIY; this is translated from the coding sequence TTGGCTATTGAACAAATCAAAATGCCTCAGCTTGGGGAGAGTGTTACAGAAGGAACGATTAGCAAATGGCTCGTTTCAGTTGGAGACACGGTAAACAAATACGATCCTCTAGCAGAGGTAATGACGGATAAAGTAAATGCAGAAGTACCTTCATCCTTCTCTGGGAAAATTGTTGAACTCATCGCCAATGAAGGAGACACATTAGAGGTCGGCGCCATCATTTGTACAATCGAAGTCGAGGGCGACAATCGTAAACAAGAGGAATCGGTTGATTCTAAGCCATCTAATATGGAAGTTCTTAAGACTGAAGTAAGTGATGCGCCAAATAAAGCACGCTATTCACCTGCAGTCTTAAAGCTTTCTGCGGAGCATGGAATTGACTTAACTCAGGTGTCAGGTTCTGGAGCGGGTGGCAGAATTACGCGTAAAGATCTTCAAGCGATTATAGAATCCGGAGCCATTCCAACACCTCAAGAAAAAGCTGTAGCTGTTCCAACAGCTCCAGCACCAAAAGCGGTAGAAAAAGCACCGCCTGCTCCAATGGATGTTCCTGTAACAGCCGGAGATATAGAAATTCCAGTCACAGGTGTTAGAAAAGCGATAGCGGCCAATATGTTACGCTCCAAGCATGAGGCACCACATGCCTGGACAATGGTTGAAGTCGATGTGACAAATTTAGTTGCATACAGAAACTCCATCAAATCGGAGTTTAAGGCAAAAGAAGGATTTAACTTAACGTTCTTTGCATTCTTTGTAAAAGCAGTTGCTCAAGCTTTAAAGGAATTTCCACAAATGAACTCTATGTGGGCAGGAGATAAAATTATTCAGAAGAAGGATATTAATATTTCCATCGCAGTTGCAACGGAGGATGCTTTATATGTTCCAGTTATTAAACACGCGGATGAAAAGACCATTAAAGGGATTGCGAGAGAAATAACGGAATTAGCTTCTAAAGTAAGAGCTGGAAAATTAACAAGTACTGATATGCAAGGTGGAACATTCACTGTTAACAACACTGGTTCGTTCGGATCTGTACAATCTATGGGAATTATTAATTACCCTCAGGCAGCCATTCTACAGGTAGAGTCCATTGTTAAACGTCCGGTGGTAATGAATGGCGGAATGATTGCTGTAAGAGACATGGTTAATCTTTGTCTATCGCTTGATCACCGCGTTCTTGATGGTCTTGTGTGCGGAAGATTCTTAAAACGGGTGAAAGATATCCTTGAGGCTACCACAAAAGAAAATACATCAATCTACTAA
- a CDS encoding alpha-ketoacid dehydrogenase subunit beta produces MPVISYIDAVTMAIREEMERDPKVFVLGEDVGKKGGVFKATQGLYDQFGEARVIDTPLAESAIAGVGIGAAMYGMRPIAEMQFADFIMPAVNQIISEAARIRYRSNNDWNCPIVVRAPYGGGVHGALYHSQSVEAVFANQPGLKIVMPSTPYDVKGLLKAAIRDDDPVLFFEHKRAYRLIKGEVPADDYVLPIGKADVKREGEDITVITYGLCVHFALQAAEKLASDGISAHILDLRTVYPLDKEAIIEAASKTGKVLLVTEDNKEGSIMSEVAAIIAENCLFDLDAPIKRLAGPDVPAMPYAPTMEKYFMVNPDKVEKAMRELAEF; encoded by the coding sequence ATGCCTGTAATCTCGTATATTGATGCGGTAACTATGGCGATTCGTGAGGAAATGGAACGCGATCCGAAAGTATTTGTCTTAGGAGAAGACGTTGGCAAAAAGGGCGGTGTGTTTAAAGCAACACAAGGTTTATATGATCAATTTGGTGAGGCGCGAGTAATTGACACTCCACTAGCAGAATCAGCCATTGCAGGAGTCGGAATTGGTGCCGCAATGTATGGCATGAGACCTATTGCCGAAATGCAGTTTGCTGATTTTATTATGCCCGCAGTGAACCAAATTATTTCCGAAGCAGCAAGAATCCGTTACCGTTCTAACAATGATTGGAATTGCCCTATTGTAGTGCGTGCTCCGTATGGTGGAGGCGTTCACGGTGCACTGTACCACTCTCAATCCGTTGAGGCGGTATTTGCCAATCAGCCAGGTCTGAAAATTGTGATGCCTTCGACTCCTTACGATGTAAAAGGTCTGTTAAAGGCTGCAATTCGTGATGATGATCCTGTACTGTTTTTTGAGCATAAGCGTGCCTACCGCTTAATCAAAGGGGAGGTTCCGGCTGATGATTATGTTCTTCCAATAGGTAAAGCAGATGTAAAACGAGAAGGAGAAGATATTACCGTCATCACATATGGTTTATGTGTTCACTTTGCTCTACAAGCCGCAGAAAAATTGGCCAGTGACGGGATTTCAGCCCATATTCTTGACCTACGTACCGTGTATCCTTTGGATAAAGAGGCAATTATTGAAGCGGCTTCTAAAACAGGAAAAGTCCTATTAGTAACGGAGGATAACAAGGAAGGCAGCATTATGAGCGAAGTAGCAGCGATCATCGCAGAGAACTGCTTGTTTGATTTGGATGCACCGATAAAGCGCTTAGCGGGCCCTGACGTACCAGCTATGCCATACGCACCAACGATGGAAAAATACTTTATGGTAAATCCAGATAAGGTCGAAAAAGCAATGCGTGAGCTTGCTGAATTTTAA
- a CDS encoding thiamine pyrophosphate-dependent dehydrogenase E1 component subunit alpha, producing the protein MGENRHLALGLSDETVLEMYEMMLLARRIDERMWLLNRAGKIPFVISCQGQEAAQVGAAFALDREKDYVLPYYRDMGVVLTFGMTAKDLMLSGFAKEEDPNSGGRQMPGHFGQKKNRIVTGSSPVTTQVPHAVGIALAGKMENKDLVTFVTFGEGSSNQGDFHEGANFAGVHKLPVIFMCENNKYAISVPIEKQLACENVSDRAIGYGMPGVTVDGNDPLEVYKAVKEAADRGRRGEGPTLVETVSYRLTPHSSDDDDRSYRGQEEVAEAKAKDPILTFASYLTEVGLLNDDLAKEINDRIMKQVNEATDYAENAPYAAAESALKHVYAEK; encoded by the coding sequence ATGGGTGAAAATCGTCATCTTGCGTTAGGTTTGAGTGATGAAACTGTCTTAGAAATGTATGAAATGATGCTGCTTGCTCGTCGAATTGATGAGAGGATGTGGCTGTTAAATCGCGCGGGGAAAATTCCATTTGTTATTTCATGTCAAGGTCAAGAGGCAGCTCAAGTTGGTGCAGCATTTGCATTAGATCGTGAGAAGGATTATGTTCTTCCGTATTATCGAGATATGGGTGTAGTTTTAACGTTTGGTATGACTGCCAAAGATCTCATGCTGTCTGGTTTTGCTAAGGAAGAGGATCCAAATTCAGGTGGCCGTCAAATGCCAGGTCACTTTGGACAGAAGAAAAATCGGATTGTCACAGGTTCTTCCCCAGTAACTACACAAGTTCCTCATGCCGTTGGAATTGCTCTTGCTGGGAAAATGGAAAACAAAGATTTAGTAACATTCGTTACGTTTGGAGAAGGTTCTTCAAATCAAGGAGACTTCCATGAAGGCGCAAACTTTGCTGGAGTTCATAAGCTTCCAGTCATCTTTATGTGCGAAAACAACAAGTATGCGATTTCTGTTCCAATTGAAAAACAACTGGCATGTGAGAATGTTTCCGATCGAGCCATTGGTTATGGAATGCCGGGGGTAACGGTTGATGGAAACGATCCTCTTGAAGTATACAAGGCAGTGAAAGAAGCTGCGGATCGTGGTCGTCGCGGAGAAGGTCCAACATTGGTAGAAACCGTTTCATACCGATTAACTCCTCACTCCTCTGATGATGATGACCGAAGCTACCGTGGCCAGGAAGAGGTAGCAGAAGCAAAGGCGAAGGATCCAATTCTAACATTTGCTTCTTATCTAACAGAAGTTGGACTCTTAAATGATGATTTAGCAAAGGAAATTAATGATCGAATAATGAAACAAGTAAATGAAGCAACAGACTATGCAGAAAATGCACCATATGCAGCTGCTGAAAGTGCATTAAAGCATGTGTACGCTGAGAAGTAA